The window TAAACTAATAAATTCAGGCGGGTACATATTATGAACATTATTACGAAAAACAACGCTCAAATATTTCTTATATTAAATGCCGTACTGTGGGGTTCATCATATATATGGTCCAAAATGCTTCTGGGCTTTTTGCCGCAGTTCTCAATACTCTTTATATGTGCTGTATTGGGGCTTGGTTCAACAGTAGTACTATTCAGAAAAAAGCTACAGGGTTTCAGTAAAAAGATTGTTGTCACCTGCGTACTTATAAGCCTTGTTTCAGTGGTAAGCAACACCTTCTGTATGCTTGCACTAAAAAGAACCTCCGGCTCAAACACGGCATTTATAGTACAGCTGGCTATAGTAATAACACCTGTTATAATGGCTGTATTAGAGAAAAAAGCCCCTACCCGTAAAACAATAATTCTGGCAATGACAGCTATGATAGGTATTTACTTTATTACTTTTGCCGGAAAGGGTTTCAGTATAAATATAGGAGATATTTTCGCACTATGTAATGCAATTTTTTTCTCCTTGTTTATTGCACTTCAAAATAAGTTCTCAAATGTATTTACCCCGGTACAGTTTACATTTATACAGCATAGCACCAACATAGTAAGCTTTTTGGCTCTGGCTCTGATATTTGAAACAGGTAAAATATACTTATCAAATGTAGTAAATCCGGTATTCCTATTACTTATTTGTCTTAATGCCGCTGTTACTATATTTACCTCTCTGTTTCAAAGCTCTGCAATCAAATTTGTGCGACCCGAAAATGCAGCTATTACATATGCCTTAGAGCCTGTTGTTACTGCATCTCTGGGTATATTACTTCTTGGAGAACGCTTCACAGGAATTCTTTCTGTTATAGGCTGTGTGATTATATTGTTTACCATAATCGTTTCAGCTTTTAAGAAAGGTAAAGCTGTTACAAGACAATCACTAAAAATACGTATTACAACAAAGGCATAAATATTTTAAGGATATATTCCCAATAATTTGAACTACTCATATTATACTATATATTTTATTTGTTCCGGAGGAATCAGATTTGAGCAGCGATTTTTTCAACCTTTCTCCTGAAGAGTACACAATTTTGTCTCTGGCATTAGCATTTTTACTTGCAGAAAATCTTGACGACAGAAATCGTCTCATATTGGGTGAATTTTTAATTTCAACAGGTGTAAACCTGACTCATTTGACTGCTGAAGCCTGGAATTCCAACTTGTACGAGAATTAAAAAAGGACGCATTTTTGTTAATATGCGTCCCCTTTTGTCATATAAAACTAATTATTTTGTTTATTATCCGGCTTGTCAATCTTCAAATTAGGAAAATCTTTGCCGTCCCACTCATCAAGCTCTTTTTTTAGCTCCGTCAGAAACTTTTGGCCTTCCTCATTTGTCAATTTTCCTTCTGAAACCTTTCTTTCAATGTGCTTCTGGAATCTGCTGTAGATTTTTTCTTTCTTCTCGGAAAGAGGCAAGCTGTTAAACTCATTGATTTTTTGTATGCGATGCTCTATTTCCTTTATCTTTTCGTCAGCTTCCTCCTTGGAAATACGACCTTCCTTCAAATCTTTTTCTACGCTTTGCTTTTTATCTTCAAGATATTTAATTGGATTCTTACGACACTTCTGACATTTGTCTTTGTCCTTAATCTCTTCTTTATGTTGATCAACTGCACCATCTTGTGATTTTGAACCTATGTCTGACTCAACTGCAAAGACATTAGAAGATAGCATTGAAATAACAAATGCGATAGTAATAAGAAGTTTAATATTTTTCACTACTATCACCTCCTTTCTACACTATCTTTCTCAACTAATGTGTAAATATTGTGTAGATTTTGTAAATTGCTTCAAACAATTTTTTCCATGGCACTATGCCAAATCAGTTTCAAACCAAAACATAACACCTTCTGCCTTGTTTATAACACCATAAGCATTGTTATGGGCTTTCTGAATTGCTTTTACAATGGACAAGCCCAGACCTGTTCCTCCGTACGCTCTTGTTCTTGCCTTATCAACTTTAAAAAAGCTCATCCAAATGCTTTCTATAACTTCATCAGGAATGTTTTTTCCTGAATTGAATACCTCAACACGTGCCTTTGTATCTGTTATTTCAAGGTCGACATTTATTATCTTTTTATCATCCATGTGATTAAGTGCATTGCTGAGATAGTTCATGAAAACCTGTTCAATATAATAGTAATCCGCATTCACAATTACATTATCCTTGCCCTTTGAATTGAAGGTGACTTTCGCATCTTTTTCGGCAAAAAGAATGGCTTTCTTTTTTAAAACATCAGTTATAAGCTCATTTATGGGAAAGTTATCCCGCTCAAGAGAGATTTGATTGAATTCAAGTTCTGATAGTTCAAGAAGCTTTCTTACCATGCTATCCATTTTGTTTGCTTCATCAATTATAACGTCACAGTAAAAGTTCTTGTTTTCCTCGTCATCATTAACATTGAGCCTAAGTCCCTCTGCATAGCCTTGTACAATAGCAATAGGCGTTTTCAGCTCATGTGATACATTGCTGATAAATTCCTTTCTCATTTCATCAATCTGTCTTTCCTTCTGTATATCCTGCATTAACTTAAGGTTGGCTTGTTGCAAATCTCTTATTGAGGATTCCAACTGCTTCGACAGTGAATTTATGCTTTCTCCCAGTGTCCCTATTTCGTCGTTTCTGTTTACATAATATTTCTCACTAAAATCAAGGACAGCCATTTTTTTTGCAATAACATTCAGCTTTACAATTGGTTTTGTAACTCTTGAAGTAAGAATGTAAATAATTAGTCCTCCAAGTACCAGGGTCAGA of the Ruminiclostridium papyrosolvens DSM 2782 genome contains:
- a CDS encoding DMT family transporter, with translation MNIITKNNAQIFLILNAVLWGSSYIWSKMLLGFLPQFSILFICAVLGLGSTVVLFRKKLQGFSKKIVVTCVLISLVSVVSNTFCMLALKRTSGSNTAFIVQLAIVITPVIMAVLEKKAPTRKTIILAMTAMIGIYFITFAGKGFSINIGDIFALCNAIFFSLFIALQNKFSNVFTPVQFTFIQHSTNIVSFLALALIFETGKIYLSNVVNPVFLLLICLNAAVTIFTSLFQSSAIKFVRPENAAITYALEPVVTASLGILLLGERFTGILSVIGCVIILFTIIVSAFKKGKAVTRQSLKIRITTKA
- a CDS encoding sensor histidine kinase, coding for MKISLKTKLFGAFFGLIVFSVVLTWVLNSTLLQKYYYHNQRNTMRQSYNIIKDAYNNDSDNIMMDIEKIESLRGTAILLFDKDLNVIYQSRQRNLQMLRENRHIMGTAPSIDRKFIKDKISRLQTDTPKIEIRYDKRMESNFVSLYAKIDDNIYIYMGTPFAAIQESSQIAISFSILTGLLTLVLGGLIIYILTSRVTKPIVKLNVIAKKMAVLDFSEKYYVNRNDEIGTLGESINSLSKQLESSIRDLQQANLKLMQDIQKERQIDEMRKEFISNVSHELKTPIAIVQGYAEGLRLNVNDDEENKNFYCDVIIDEANKMDSMVRKLLELSELEFNQISLERDNFPINELITDVLKKKAILFAEKDAKVTFNSKGKDNVIVNADYYYIEQVFMNYLSNALNHMDDKKIINVDLEITDTKARVEVFNSGKNIPDEVIESIWMSFFKVDKARTRAYGGTGLGLSIVKAIQKAHNNAYGVINKAEGVMFWFETDLA